CTGTTTGGTTCGTAGGTGGCGCCATTGCCGCTGTTGCCGTCCACGCGCATCGCGCCGTCGCGATGGTAGTTGTGGAACGGGCACTTGGCGCCGTTCACCGGGATCTGGTGGTGGTTGACGCCCAGACGGTAGCGGTGCGCATCGCCATAGGAGAATAGACGGCCCTGCAGCATTTTATCCGGCGAGAAACTGATGCCCGGCACCACGTTGGCGGGGTTCATCGCCACCTGCTCGACCTCGGAGAAGTAGTTGTCGGGATTGCGGTTCAGCTCGAAATAACCGACGTCGATCAGCGGGTAGTCGCCGTGCGGCCACACCTTGGTCAGATCAAATGGGTTATAGGGCGTCTGCGAGGCCTCGTGTTCCGGCATGATCTGAATTTGCAGCTTCCAGCGCGGGAAGTCGCCGCGTTTGATCGCCTCGAACAGATCGCGCTGTGAGCTTTCGCGATCCTTGGCGATGATCGCTTCCGCTTCTTCATCCATCAGGTTTTCAATGCCTTGTTCGCAGCGGAAGTGGAATTTCACCCAGAAGCGCTCGTTGGCGGCATTGATAAAGCTGAAGGTGTGGCTGCCGAAGCCGTGCATGTGGCGGTAGGACTTCGGAATACCGCGATCGCTGAAGTCGATGGTCAGCTGGTGCAGTGATTCCGGCAGGTGGGAGAAGAAGTCCCACTTGTAGACCGGGTTGCGCAGGTTGGTATGCGGATCGCGTTTCACCACGTGGTTGAGATCGGGGAATTTCAGCGGATCGCGCAGATAGAACACCGGCGTATCGTTACCCACCAAATCCCAGTTGCCTTCTTCGGTATAGAACTTCATGGCGAAGCCGCGAATGTCGCGTTCGGCGTCGGCGGCGCCGCGTTCACCGGCGACGGTGGAGAAGCGGATAAACATGTCGGTCTGCTTACCGATTTCGGAGAAGATCTTGGCGCGCGTGTAGCGGGTGATGTCGTGGGTGACGGTAAAGGTGCCGTAGGCGCCGGATCCCTTGGCATGCATGCGGCGCTCGGGGATGACTTCACGGTCGAAGTGGGCCAGTTTTTCCAGGAACCACACGTCCTGCAACAGCATCGGGCCGCGTTTGCCTGCGGTGATCACGTTATTGTTATCGACAACCGGGGCGCCGGCTGCGGTGGTCAGTCCTTTCTTGCTCATCACTTGCTCCTTATCGTAGTGCATTTAAGTAAAGACTCGGGCGGTTTAAGCGTTCATCAGCATAGTCCTTTGGCGGGGCTTCTTCCCCTGACCTCGGTCAAAGCCACTACTAGTTGTAGCCCTATTGCCGAGCGACGGCAAATAGGTCTCGGTTATCGTTGGCATCGCCTTGACGAATATAGATTGTTGTTTGCAAATATTTACATTTATTTGATTATTGAAGAATTTTTTCGTTTTTATCCCTTAAATACGCATTGAGCTTTGGTATAGACTCGTGACGTTATTATTATGCGTTGATTCGATCATTCGGTACGGATGACAAACCAGAGGGAAAGATGATGAAAAAGACTTGGGTCGCGTGCGCGGCAGGATTGCTGTTGGTGACCGGCGCGGCGAACGCCATCAGCGTGTCGGGCGAAGCCGGGCAGCACTACACCAACCTGGGCGTTGGCATGAGCACCGGCTCTTCAGGTCTGGGCCTGACCGGCAACTGGGCGCGCAGCGACCATGACGGCAACGTCGGCAGCGTGGGGTTGAACTTCGGCGTGCCGCTGGGGCCGTTGACGGCGACCGTGGGCGCCAAAGCGCTGTACCTCAGCCCGAAAGACGGGAAGAGCGGCGGGGCGGTGGCGCTGGGCGGCGGCCTGGAGTGGGAGATTAACCGTTACTTCAGCCTGCACGGCGAAGGTTACTTTGCCCCTGAGTCTTTCACCAGCGGCGTGAAGGCCTATAACGAAGCCAGCGGCGGCCTGCGCTGGAAGTTCCGTCCGCTGAGCGTAGACGTGGGCTACCGTTACATGCAGATGGAAGGCAAAGACGGGCGTCGCGACAACACCCTGGCCGATGGCCCTTATGTCGGTGTCGGTCTGAGCTTCTGACGCTCAGCAAAAAGGGGCCATTGCGGCCCCTTTTTCTTTATCATTTCTTGTCTTTCGTCGCTTACCCGACCGCCGGCAGCATGCCGCTGGCGATGCCCAGTTGAATGGCGATCACCGTTACCCCGCAGACAAACACCAGCGCCAGCGCAGGGGTGCCGCCCCAGACGCGATACTGCGCCTGATGCTTTTGGCGGGTTTTCCACACCAACAGCGAAGGCAGCAGCAGCGCCAGCACCGACAGGGCGATGGCGGCGAAACCCAGCGCCAGCACGAAGCCGCGAGGGTAGAACAGCGCGAAGGCCAGCGGCGGCAGGAAGGTGATGGCGCCGGTTTGCAGGCGGCCACGCACGTTATCTTGCCGCTTGAACAGGTCGGCCAGGAAATCGAACAGCCCGAGCGCGACGCCGAGGAACGAGGTCGCCAGCGCCAGATCGGCGAACAGGTGCACTGCCAGTTCAACGTGCGGTGAAGCCACTGCGTCGCGCACCGCTTGCAACAGGCCATTCAGCCCGGCCTGCTGCGCCAGAATGCCGACGAAGGTGTCGGAGCTGATGCTGCCCAGCGTCGCCAGCTGCCAGAAGATATAGGCCATCAGCGGGATGGCGCTGCCGATGATAAACACCCAGCGCAGTTTGCGAATGTTGCCGCCCATGTAGTTGACGATGCTCGGCACGCTGCCGTGGAAGCCGAAGGAGGTGAAGATCACCGGAATGGCCGACAGCGCCAGGCCTTGCTCCAGCGGCAACGTCATCAGGTTGGTTTGGTGGATATTCGGCAACATCAGGCCGAGCATCACCACCAGAAACACCACTTTGGCGCTGAACAGGATGCGGTTGAACAAGTCGACCGAGTGGGTGCCGATGCACACCACGCCGCCGGCCACCAGGGTGAACAGCAGGACGCCGAGCGACACCGGGAAGTCCTGTGACGTCCATTGGCTGATGCTGGTGGCGAGCAATTCGCCGGCGCCGCTAATGTAGGCGGCGGTGAGGGCGTACATCAGGAACATCATGCTGAAGCTGGTCAGCCACTGGCCGCCGCCGCCGAGATAACGTTTGGCGAGGGTACCCAGACCGGTATCCGCCTGTTCATGCTGGTAAACCTCTACCAGCAGCAGCGCGGTGTAACACATCAACAGCCACAGCCCGACCAGTAAGGCCAGCGTGACGCCGAAGCCGACGCCGGCCGCCGCCAGCGGCATCGCCAGCATCCCGGCGCCAATGGTGGTGCCCGCCACGATAAAAACACTGCCAAGAGTGCGATTCTTCACGTTTTTTCTCTACCAGCCGAAAGATTTTGAAAATTATAGGTAACGATTTATGAGGATGGCAGGATAGTGGAAGCCCTAATTTGTGTCAAACCGACGTTACGCATGATGTACAGTAATGTTTACATTGCGGCGAGCTGCATGGCGCATGAGAAACGAACCCATGGCTGAAATTATCCGCAGGCGGCTAGTGAAAAGTTATTTACGGGCTTCTATAGTGGAATGACCAAAAAATGTGGGAGAGATCAATGTTAAGGGTGGAGATGCTCAGCACCGGCGATGAGGTGCTGCACGGGCAAATTATTGATACCAACGCCGCCTGGCTGGCGGACTACCTGTTCCAGCAGGGCGTGCCGATGAGCGGGCGTGAAACGGTCGGGGACAGCCTCTCTGCGTTGATCGAGATCCTGCAGGAACGCAGCCACATCGCCGATGTGTTGATCGTTAACGGCGGCCTGGGGCCGACCAGCGACGATCTCAGCGC
Above is a window of Serratia nematodiphila DZ0503SBS1 DNA encoding:
- the katA gene encoding catalase KatA, with product MSKKGLTTAAGAPVVDNNNVITAGKRGPMLLQDVWFLEKLAHFDREVIPERRMHAKGSGAYGTFTVTHDITRYTRAKIFSEIGKQTDMFIRFSTVAGERGAADAERDIRGFAMKFYTEEGNWDLVGNDTPVFYLRDPLKFPDLNHVVKRDPHTNLRNPVYKWDFFSHLPESLHQLTIDFSDRGIPKSYRHMHGFGSHTFSFINAANERFWVKFHFRCEQGIENLMDEEAEAIIAKDRESSQRDLFEAIKRGDFPRWKLQIQIMPEHEASQTPYNPFDLTKVWPHGDYPLIDVGYFELNRNPDNYFSEVEQVAMNPANVVPGISFSPDKMLQGRLFSYGDAHRYRLGVNHHQIPVNGAKCPFHNYHRDGAMRVDGNSGNGATYEPNSFGLFQEQPDFSEPPLSIEGAADHWNHREDDDYYSQPRALFNLLSAEEHQRMFTRIAGELSQVPEQIQRRQVELFTKVHPDYGAGVAKALGLK
- a CDS encoding YfaZ family outer membrane protein — its product is MKKTWVACAAGLLLVTGAANAISVSGEAGQHYTNLGVGMSTGSSGLGLTGNWARSDHDGNVGSVGLNFGVPLGPLTATVGAKALYLSPKDGKSGGAVALGGGLEWEINRYFSLHGEGYFAPESFTSGVKAYNEASGGLRWKFRPLSVDVGYRYMQMEGKDGRRDNTLADGPYVGVGLSF
- the tyrP gene encoding tyrosine transporter TyrP translates to MKNRTLGSVFIVAGTTIGAGMLAMPLAAAGVGFGVTLALLVGLWLLMCYTALLLVEVYQHEQADTGLGTLAKRYLGGGGQWLTSFSMMFLMYALTAAYISGAGELLATSISQWTSQDFPVSLGVLLFTLVAGGVVCIGTHSVDLFNRILFSAKVVFLVVMLGLMLPNIHQTNLMTLPLEQGLALSAIPVIFTSFGFHGSVPSIVNYMGGNIRKLRWVFIIGSAIPLMAYIFWQLATLGSISSDTFVGILAQQAGLNGLLQAVRDAVASPHVELAVHLFADLALATSFLGVALGLFDFLADLFKRQDNVRGRLQTGAITFLPPLAFALFYPRGFVLALGFAAIALSVLALLLPSLLVWKTRQKHQAQYRVWGGTPALALVFVCGVTVIAIQLGIASGMLPAVG